The window TCTGAACGCGGCCGAAAATCCAAGGCCCAGATCGAGGCAGAAGCCGCCGGCTGATCGCGGCGCGGCAGTCGCCGCCCCGCCTCTAGTCCTGCACGGGCAGGTCCCAGGGCCGCAGATCGGCCTCCATCCAGGTGCCATGGGCTGCGTTGGGAAAGACGATCCAATCCTGGCCAAAGCGATCCGCATGGCGTTCAGTCCAGCGATATTGTTCATCCAGCGTGCTGCCGGCGAAATCACCATGGAAATCGTGCAACGTGTCGCCCAGCAGCAGCACGATCCTGTGGTCACGTTCGATCAGCGCGCGGCGTTCGGCCTTTGGCTTGCCAAATAGCTGCACCCGGTCGGGGCTGGCCTGCGGCAGGCCCAGTTCGGCCAGTGTGGCCAAAGTGGCGGGCTTGTTTTCAGAAAACCTGTCCGAGACGTAAAAGATCGACACGCCCAGTTCATCCGCCAGCCACAGGAACTGCGCCGCACCGGGAATCAGGCGAGGCTTGCCAAAGCGTTCCCACAGCTTCCAGGTCTCGACATTGTCCAAGTGCGCGCCGACCGTCGCGGCGTGGGCCATCACGGCGGAATTGTCGATCACCGTCTCGTCGATATCTGTGACGATGGCCAGCCCTTCGCCGGTGCCGCCGTTTGCCTCTACTGCCTGATGCAGGCGCAAGGTCGC is drawn from Paracoccus tegillarcae and contains these coding sequences:
- a CDS encoding 5'-nucleotidase, lipoprotein e(P4) family translates to MPDDTRRHPRDHVIAVRYQQLSAEVRALQRQCYALATLRLHQAVEANGGTGEGLAIVTDIDETVIDNSAVMAHAATVGAHLDNVETWKLWERFGKPRLIPGAAQFLWLADELGVSIFYVSDRFSENKPATLATLAELGLPQASPDRVQLFGKPKAERRALIERDHRIVLLLGDTLHDFHGDFAGSTLDEQYRWTERHADRFGQDWIVFPNAAHGTWMEADLRPWDLPVQD